Proteins from a genomic interval of Candidatus Lernaella stagnicola:
- a CDS encoding bifunctional glycosyltransferase/class I SAM-dependent methyltransferase, with protein sequence MRDFRAGQGGPITNQTSELARLLERRDEMGDTFPRLALFLAECPSAADLQRIAAELPLDFDRLLTAVYAYLPPGDTVAEPVTEPPRPVLRVLRHVRAFGYETTLKAGLQYAVDEDFDFVVVAGRGDKFDPEAVVPLLAAAVFDGAECALGVTQAGELPPPEARLNRRLNRILHTDLADHRAGFRLFAVPLLREIPLQENSDGPELETELFIQCKILRRLPRAVPLPVKRSGRRPLSMRQAWRILAAALGYRLHQLHIHRHGRWIIQHGGKYTFKSSPLGSHRQILDAVPAGARVLDLGCSQGLLAHELAKKGCHVVGVDKLPPEQVRLPYDHYHQMDLDNDIVQLPYGREFDVVILADVIEHLVHRETAMALVRRHLTPEGRLIISTGNVAIWFYRLSLLLGRFEYGPRGILDDTHVRLFTKATFERLVRQTGFEIVERRTTPLPFEIVFQTHAHNLFIRFLDGTYHFLTRLWPGLFAYQFVLEARIARLESSEAQWR encoded by the coding sequence GTGAGGGACTTTCGGGCCGGGCAGGGGGGCCCTATCACGAACCAAACAAGCGAGTTGGCGCGGCTTCTGGAACGCCGGGACGAAATGGGAGACACCTTCCCGCGTCTCGCCCTGTTTCTCGCCGAGTGCCCTTCCGCCGCCGACCTGCAGCGGATCGCCGCCGAGTTACCGCTGGATTTTGACCGCTTGTTGACCGCGGTGTACGCCTACCTACCGCCCGGCGACACCGTTGCCGAGCCGGTCACCGAACCACCGCGACCCGTACTGCGCGTGCTGCGACACGTGCGCGCCTTCGGTTACGAAACCACGTTGAAAGCCGGCCTGCAGTACGCCGTCGACGAAGATTTCGATTTCGTCGTCGTGGCTGGTCGCGGCGATAAGTTCGATCCCGAAGCCGTCGTTCCTCTACTTGCGGCGGCGGTGTTTGACGGCGCAGAATGCGCACTGGGCGTCACGCAAGCGGGCGAATTGCCCCCGCCCGAAGCGCGCTTGAATCGACGGCTCAACCGAATTTTGCACACTGACCTCGCCGACCACCGCGCCGGCTTCCGCCTGTTTGCCGTACCACTTTTGCGCGAAATACCCCTGCAGGAAAACTCGGACGGTCCCGAACTCGAAACGGAGCTGTTCATCCAATGCAAAATCCTGCGCCGCTTGCCGCGCGCCGTGCCCCTGCCGGTCAAGCGAAGCGGTCGCCGGCCCCTTTCGATGCGGCAGGCGTGGCGCATCCTCGCCGCTGCCCTGGGGTACCGCCTGCATCAATTGCACATCCATCGACACGGCCGGTGGATCATCCAACACGGCGGCAAGTACACATTTAAAAGCTCGCCGCTGGGATCGCATCGCCAAATTCTGGATGCCGTGCCCGCCGGGGCGCGAGTGTTGGACCTGGGCTGCAGCCAAGGCCTTTTGGCCCACGAGTTGGCGAAGAAGGGCTGTCACGTCGTCGGCGTCGACAAGCTGCCGCCGGAGCAAGTGCGCTTGCCCTACGACCACTACCATCAAATGGATTTAGACAACGATATCGTCCAGTTGCCCTACGGTCGCGAATTCGACGTGGTGATTCTTGCCGATGTGATCGAGCACCTGGTTCACCGCGAGACCGCCATGGCCCTGGTGAGGCGGCACCTGACGCCGGAAGGCCGCTTGATCATTTCCACCGGCAACGTCGCCATTTGGTTCTATCGGCTGTCGCTTTTGCTGGGCCGCTTCGAATACGGCCCGCGCGGCATTCTGGACGACACCCACGTGCGCCTGTTCACGAAAGCCACGTTTGAACGCCTCGTGCGGCAGACCGGCTTTGAAATCGTTGAGCGCCGCACGACGCCGTTGCCTTTCGAGATCGTATTTCAAACTCACGCCCACAACCTCTTTATCCGGTTCTTGGACGGCACTTACCACTTCCTGACCCGGCTCTGGCCCGGTCTCTTCGCCTACCAGTTCGTTCTGGAGGCGCGGATCGCCCGCCTGGAAAGCTCCGAAGCGCAATGGCGATGA